CTTGTGGTTGATAAGTGGCGCCTTGGGTGCCCATGACCCACAGGGTAAAGAATCGGGCAGTTTTTGGATTGACTCAATACCAGGGGCACGTTGTCAGGGATGCCAATGAGCGACTAGCCTTTAAGGTTAGACTTGCCCGATAGGGACATTTTCTCAAAACAGGACTTCATGATGGCACAGGCACCGAAAACCACCCAAAAGAAAGCAGCGGCGCCCGCCCGGGGTATCCGCCGTGTTGGGATTATTGGCGGCAACCGTATTCCCTTCGCCAAATCGAATACTGCCTACAGCAAAATCAGTAATCAGGAGTTGCTGACATCCGCCCTCCGGGGACTGGTCGACCGGTACGGCCTTCAGGGGCAGCGCATGGGTGAGGTGGCAGCCGGTGCGGTTATAAAGCACTCCCGGGATTTCAACCTGACCCGGGAGTCCGTGATGAGTTGTGGTCTGGCACTCGAAACGCCGGCCTACGACATTCAGCAGGCCTGCGGAACCGGCCTGGAGGCCGCCATACTTGTGGCTAACAAGATTGCACTGGGGCAGATCGAATGTGGCATTGCAGGGGGCACCGACACGACCTCAGATGCTCCGATCGGTGTCGGTGAAGGATTGCGTGAGATTTTACTGGACATGAATCGGGCCAGATCGCTCAAAGAGCGACTGAAAATTCTGGGGCGGTTCCGGCCTGGCCATCTGGTGCCGGAAATTCCGGAAAATGGTGAGCCCCGAACCGGCATGTCCATGGGGGATCATGCTCAGGTAACCGCCCATGAATGGGGCATTGCACGGGAAGACCAGGACCAGTTGGCCTGGGAGAGCCATCAGAAACTGGCCAGGGCCTACGACGAGGGATTCTTCACGGACCTGATGACACCTCTGGCCGGACTGGAGAAAGATAATATTCTGCGCCCCGACACGACCCTGGAAAAGCTCGCTACGCTGAAGCCCTGTTTTGATAAAGAAAATGGCACTATGACTGCCGCAAACAGCACGGCTCTGACAGACGGTGCCTCTTGCGTGCTTCTGGCCAGTGAAGATTGGGCCAAGGCTCACAACTACGAAATAAAGGCCTGGTTGACGTTCTCCGAAGTGGCAGCCGTGGATTTTGTGGACAAGAAAGAGGGGCTGCTTATGGCTCCTGCCTATGCTGTACCCCGGATGCTGGAAAAGGCCGGCCTGGGGCTGCAGGATTTCGATTTCTATGAAATCCATGAGGCCTTTGCTGCACAGGTTCTGTCCACTTTGAAAGCCTGGGAGGACCCTGTGTTCTGTGAGCAGCGCCTGGGGCTCGACAAACCGCTGGGGTCCCTTGATAGGGGCAAACTCAACGTCAAGG
This Marinobacter salinus DNA region includes the following protein-coding sequences:
- a CDS encoding acetyl-CoA C-acetyltransferase; its protein translation is MAQAPKTTQKKAAAPARGIRRVGIIGGNRIPFAKSNTAYSKISNQELLTSALRGLVDRYGLQGQRMGEVAAGAVIKHSRDFNLTRESVMSCGLALETPAYDIQQACGTGLEAAILVANKIALGQIECGIAGGTDTTSDAPIGVGEGLREILLDMNRARSLKERLKILGRFRPGHLVPEIPENGEPRTGMSMGDHAQVTAHEWGIAREDQDQLAWESHQKLARAYDEGFFTDLMTPLAGLEKDNILRPDTTLEKLATLKPCFDKENGTMTAANSTALTDGASCVLLASEDWAKAHNYEIKAWLTFSEVAAVDFVDKKEGLLMAPAYAVPRMLEKAGLGLQDFDFYEIHEAFAAQVLSTLKAWEDPVFCEQRLGLDKPLGSLDRGKLNVKGSSLATGHPFAATGGRIVATLAKLLEEKGGGRGLISICAAGGQGVTAILER